The genomic interval CTCCCTTCAGCCGTCGGTTTGCATCGATGAGGAGCCCGAGTAGCAGCGCCCGCTTCTCATAGCGCAGCCCCGCCTTGACGATCAGACCGCCGAGCTCAATTTTCTCCCGCGTGTCCTTCTTGCGGGCGTCGGATGTCGTGGTTCTTCGCATCCGCTCAAGCCTCGCGAGTCCCGCCCTGAGCCGCGCCAGACGCGTCCTGCGTGGCGGGCGGATTGCTCTCGCCGTCGCCGCCTCCCCTTTTTCCTCCGGTCGATGGGGCCTCGCCTCCGCGAAACCGCTTCGCCAGATCCTCGAACGCCCCCTGGAGCTTCGTCTCCTCGACTTCGATCTCGCCAAGTCCGGCCTTCAGTGCGATCCGGCCGATGCGCTCGGCCTCGCGGGTCTCGGCCAGCTTGAGCTGCTCCTGGAGCTTGGCGATTTCGTCGCGGATCTTCGAGGAGGGTTTCTTCATTCCGACCGTCTCCTTTGGGTGCGAAAGCTTGTCTTTCGGATCCAATCTTCCGGAGGGTGAGTGCGGAACGCACTACTGTGAATCCTACAATCGCCAAGGGCGATGCTTTGGTGAATGATCCCGGCCGCTCGATGAGAGCGGCATCCAAGGGCGCAATTATACGTCGCTGGCGCGACGTTCTTCTTGAAAGCGCCTGGCGGGGCCGATGTCGCGGTCGAACCGATTTCGCTCACAACCGGGAAAGAATTCCGCCGTGGCCGTCCCTCATTTTTCCGTCAGCATCGTTGCCCGCGGCTCCGGCCGCAGCGCCGTGCTGTCTGCGGCCTATCGGCACTGCGCGAAGATGGACTACGAGCGGGAAGCGCGGACGATCGACTATCGCGCCAAGCAGGGCCTGCTTCACGAGGAGTTCGTCATCCCGGCCGATGCGCCGCAATGGCTGCGGGCGATGATTGCCGATCACTCGGTCTCAGGCGCATCCGAAGCGTTCTGGAACAAAGTCGAGGTTTTCGAGAAACGGTCCGACGCGCAGCTTGCCAAGGACATCACCATCGCTCTGCCGATCGAACTCTCGACCGAGCAGAGCATCGCGCTGATGCGGGATTTCGTCGAGCGGCACATCACCTCGAACGGCATGGTTGCCGACTGGGTCTACCACGACGCGCCCGACAATCCACATGTGCATCTGATGACGACGCTCAGGCCGCTGACTGAAGATGGATTCGGCGCCAAGAAGGTTGCCGTCGTCGGGCCGGACGGCAATCCGATCCGCAACGATGCCGGCAAGATTGTCTATGAGCTTTGGGCCGGCAGCGCCGATGACTTCAACGCCTTTCGCGACGGCTGGTTCGCCTGCCAGAACAAGCATCTCGCGCTCGCCGGTCTCGACATCCGCGTCGACGGCCGTTCCTTCGAAAGGCAGGGTATCGAGCTCGCGCCGACCATTCATCTCGGCGTCGGCGCCAAGGCGATCGAACGGAAGTCAGCGGAAGAGGACCGGGACATTTCGCTGGAACGGCTGGAGCTGCAGGAGGAGCGTCGAGCCGAAAACGCCCGCCGCATCCAGCGCCGCCCGGAGATCGTGCTCGACCTGATCACCCGCGAGAAGAGCGTCTTCGACGAACGCGACGTCGCCAAGATCCTGCACCGCTATATCGGCGATGCCGGCCTGTTCCAGAGCCTGATGGCAAGGATCCTGCAGAGCCCAGAAACGCTCCGTCTCGAGCGCGAGCGGATCGAATTTTCGAGCGGAACCCGAGCGCCGGCCAAGTACACGACGCGGGAGCTTATCCGGCTCGAAGCGCGGATGGCTAATCGGGCGTTATGGCTGTCTCAACGATCGTCCCACGATGTTCGGGACGCGGTGTTGGATGCGACGTTCGCGTGCCATTCCCGCCTCTCGGAGGAGCAGACGAGTGCAATCGCGCACGTTACCGGCGGCGAGCGCATTGCCGCAGTGATTGGCCGTGCCGGCGCCGGCAAGACGACGATGATGAAGGCGGCTCGCGAAACATGGGAGGCCGCCGGATACCGCGTCTTGGGTGGCGCCCTCGCCGGCAAAGCCGCTGAGGGTCTGCAGAGGGAAGCCGGCATACTGTCCCGCACGCTGTCGTCCTGGGAGCTTCGCTGGAAGGAGGGCCGGAACCAGCTCGATGACAGGACCGTCTTCGTACTCGATGAAGCCGGCATGGTCTCGTCAAGGCAGATGGCGCTATTCGTCGAAGCGGCGGTCAACGCCGGCGCCAAACTCGTGCTGATCGGCGATCCGGAACAGTTGCAGCCGATCGAAGCGGGTGCGGCCTTCCGCGGCATTGCCGATCGCATCGGTTATGCCGAGCTCGAAACCATCTATCGCCAACGCCAGCAGTGGATGCGCGACGCTTCCCTTGATCTTGCACGCGGGAATGTCCGCAATGCGGTCGAGGCCTATCATGCGCAGGGCCACGTCAACGGATCGGAGCTGAAGGCCGATGCGGTGCGGGCGCTGATCGCCGATTGGAACCGCGACTACGATCCAAGCAAATCTTCGCTGATCCTCGCCCATCTGCGTCGCGACGTGCGGATGCTCAACGAAATGGCGCGCGCAAAGCTCGTCGAGCGCGGCATCGTCGCCGATGGTTTTGCCTTCGGGACCGAAGACGGTGACCGGAAATTCGCCGCCGGCGACCAAATCGTATTCCTGAAGAATGAGGGTTCGCTCGGTGTCAAGAACGGCATGTTGGCGAAGGTCGTGAACGCAGCGCCCGGGCGTATCGTTGCAGAAGTCGGAGAAGGCGAACACCGCCGCCAGGTCACGGTCGAACAACGGTTCTACAGTCACGTCGATCACGGCTATGCCACCACGATCCACAAAAGCCAGGGTGCCACCGTCGACCGGGTGAAGGTGCTGGCGTCCTTGTCGCTCGATCGCCATCTCAGCTACGTCGCCATGACCCGTCACCGCGACGACCTTGGTCTCTATTACGGCCGTCTATCCGTCGCCAAGGCAGGGGGCCTCATTCCGATCCTGTCGCGGAAGAATGCCAAGGAAACGACGCTCGATTATGTGCACGGCAGCTTTTACCGGCAGGCGCTTCGCTTCGCCGAGGCCCGTGGCCTTCACCTCGTCAACGTCGCGCGCACGGTCGTACGCGATCGGCTCGACTGGACCGTCCGGCAGAAATCGAAGCTCATCGAACTCGGCGCACGTCTGGCGATGATCGCCGGCAAGCTTGGTTTGTCTGCCGCCACGGTCAGGACCTTTCAGTCGCACACCATCAAGGAGTCAAAACCGATGGTATCAGGCATTACCACGTTCCCAAATTCCCTGGAGCAGGATGTCGAAGACCGGCTTGCCGCCGACCCCGGCTTGAAGAAGCAATGGGAGGAGGTCTCGGCGCGATTCCATCTCGTTTATGCTGAGCCGCAAGCGGCTTTCAAGACAGTCAATGTCGATGCGATACTCAAGGACGAAGCCGCGGCGAAATCCACCATCGCCAGGATCGCTTCCGAGCCGGAAAGTTTTGGCGCGCTGAACGGCAAGACCGGGATTCTTGCCAGCCGCGCCGACAAGCAGAGCCGAGAAACGGCCGTCACCAATGCGCCTGCGCTCTCCCGAAACCTGGAGCGCTATCTGCGTCAGCGGACGGAGGCCGAACGCAAATATGAAGCTGAGGAGCGCACCGTCCGTCTGAAGCTCTCCCTCGACATCCCAGCGCTGTCGTCGGCGGCAAAGCAGACACTCGAACACGTCCGTGACGCCATCGATCGCAACGATCTTCCGGCAGGTCTCGAATACGCGCTCTCGGACAAAATGGTGAAAGCGGAACTCGAAGGGTTTGCGAGAGCCGTGTCGGAGCGTTTCGGCGAACGCATCTTCCTGCCACTTGCCGCCAAGGACACGAACGGTCAGGCGTTCCAGTTCGTGACATCAGGCATGTCGGCGGGGCAGAAGGCGGAAGTGCAATCTGCCTGGAACTCGATGCGGACGGTCCAGCAACTTTCCGCACATCAGCGCACAACCGAGGCATTGAAGCAGGCGGAAACGCTGCGGCAAACGAAGAGCCAGGGGCTCTCGCTCAAATGACGGCTGCAACTCGAACAGGACCGCGGGCGTTCGTACGGCGAAGGCAATCCGCCATCACTCTATCGATTTCTGCCGCTTCCATCGCACTGGTCTCACTGACTGGCTTCCCGGGCGGCTATCGGATCAATCTGACGCCGAGCGAGCCGCTCGGTCTCTGGCGCATTGTTCCGCTCGACCGTCCGGCTGATGTCGGCGACCTGGTGTTCATCTGCCCGCCGGACACAGCCAGCATGAGGGAGGCGAGAGCGCGGGGATATCTCCGCTCCGGTCTTTGCCGGGGCGGTGTCGCGCCGCTCATCAAGACGGTGCTTGCTGTTGCCGGACAGCATGTTGAAATCGGCGCCAGCATAAGCGTAGACGAGCGAAAAATTCCTTCTTCCGGCCTCGCCCAGCGAGACGGAAAAGATCGGCGGCTGACGCCCTTCCCAAGCGGTGTCGTCCCGCGCGGACAGGTCTTCCTGCATTCGGCTTTCGCCGGCTCGTTCGACTCCCGCTACTTCGGGCCAGTGCCTGCTTCCGGCATTCTCGGCCTGGCGCAGGAGGTACTGACCTATGCACCGTGATTGCCTCGGACCGACTTTGCTCATAATCGCATCGGTCATCGCCGGCACGGTGGCATGGAGCGGCCACATACTGCTGCTGCCGGTGGCGCTCGGGTTTCCCGTCCTCTGGTCGCTGGCGCGAACGAGGCACACGGCAACGCTCGTGTCTGCCGCATACTTCCTGTCAGCGTCGCGCGGCCTGCCGCAAGGCGTGGCAGCCTTCTATGCGTCCGATCTCTGGCCCGGTCTGCTACTGTGGTTGGCCGCCTCCGCCAGCTTTGTTACGGTGCATGCACTGTTGTGGACGAAGGATACCGGCCATCGCCCGGCTCGCTATGTTCTGGCGGCCGTCCTGATGGCAATTCCCCCTTTCGGCATTACCGGCTGGGGGCATCCCGTCACGGCCGCCGGCGTGCTGTTTCCAGCATGGGGATGCTGGGGACTGGCTGTGGCGACAGCCGGCCTCGCGGGCCTCGTTTCCCGCCTATGGCCGGCTGTCGCCATTGCCCTCACAGGCTTTTGGCTCTGGTCCGCCGCATTCTGGACCGAGCCGAAGCTACCGGAAGCATGGCGGGGCGTCGATCTCGAACTAGGTGCTTCGCTCGGACGGAACACCAGCATGCTGCGCCACCGTGATCTGATTGCAACGGTGACCGAACGAGCCTCGGACGGTGCTCGATACATTGTCCTTCCCGAGAGCGCTTTGGGCTTTTGGACGCCGACAATTGAGCGCCTCTGGACCCGTTCGCTGGCGGGACAAGATGCAACGGTTCTCGCGGGTGCCGTAATCGTCGACGCGGACGGATACGACAATGTCATCGTCGCGATTTCCTTTGAGGGCAGTCAGATTGTCTACCGGGAACGGATGCCGGTTCCAGGCTCTATGTGGCAGCCCTGGAGGCTGCTCTTCGGCGACAGCGCCGGCGCAAACGCGCATTTCTTTGCAAATCCGGTGGTGGCTCTCGCCCCCGGCCGCGCCGCGCTGCTGATCTGCTACGAGCAACTGATCATCTGGCCGGTACTGCAATCGATGCTCGGCGATCCCGACTTGATCGTCGCGGTCGGCAACGGCTGGTGGACCAAAGGAACATCAATCGTCGCCATCCAGCGCGCCAGCACCGCGGCGTGGGCGAAGCTGTTCGGCAAGCCGCTCGTTTTTTCTTTCAACAGTTGATACCGAGGAGTCCCCCATGCGCGATGCTACCCTGATCAAAGATTGTGCCGACCCCTCTCTCAAGCCGGCGATCGTAGAGCAGTTCGTCACGGCGGGGGGCTAGGCCGACCCACTCGCCGTGACCGTCCGATCGGGAGGCCGGCTGATCCTTGTGCCGGGGGCCAAGTCGGCCGATGAAGCGATAGCTATCGTGCGGTGCGGCAATATGCCGGAAAGGCTGTCGTCCGTGTCGGTCTGACGCAGTTTCCGGCTGGTGTGGGCGTCGGGGATCCGGCCGACCTGAAGCCGGATTTGGTCGAGCCTTGCGAGAACCTGCGCAAAGGCACGGCGATGTTCGCCAAGATCCTCAGGATCGTTGGCAAGTGGTATGGCAATCCGCCGAACGACGACGTCTTCCCGCAGATCTTTAAGGATGCTGTCTACGCATGGAAAACCGGCGAGTTCGAGGGTGTGGGGGTGTTTCACGCTCCTGATCCGGGAGGGAACATCAGGACGGGAAATGTGTCGCCTTCGGGCAAGGACGACGGCAGCGACAGCCACCCAGGAGATCCCACCGCCGAAACGCCCGACGTCAGCAAATTTGGTTCGGCTGAGATGCGGATCGACCTGTCGAGGATCGGAGGCAAATGACGATGCCCGCGCTACAGCCGGGAATGTCCCCCGATTGGAAATCAGATCTGCTTGGCTCGCGCGCAAGCCAGCCGGATTTTGTCACGAGCGCGGCTGGTTCAATCGCTCCGATAGCGCGCTCAACCCCGAGAGGTCTGCCAATTCTTCCTGCGTGAGGTGTTTGGCATGACGTATCGACGCAGGTTGATCGCCATGACCTCTTTGAGATCCATAACGTTTCCGCAATCCTCGAACATTGGCGTCTTGCCGATGAAGAATGACTTCGCGCCAGCGCTCGATCCCTCCGTCTTGAGCGCAGTTCTTCAAAGCCGGTGGGACGAACATTTCGCCCCGGCAGAACCCAGCAGGAAGAGCTCGCTGAAATCGTCGAGGCGCTGGGGTATGTCCCTGCTGTTGCCCAGAGGATGAAGACTGATGCTCAGATCAGTCCGCGGTCCTTGGCAATCGCGACAAGCTGGGGAACAGTCTTGGCGTCGAACTTTCGACGCGCGCTGTCCAGATAGTGCTGCACCGTCCTCGCATTGATGCCCGTTAGCATCGCGGTATCCGGCGCGCTCCTTCCCTTTATCGCCCACATGAGGCACATGGCCTCCCTTGGTGAAAGCATCCGCCTCGGCGCGACGAGCGTCGTAGCGCCTATGATCTTCAAGCGGTAATGGATGGCCATGACCGCCTGCATTGCCTTTCGGCCGCTCTGCAGTTTTGAAATATCCGCCTTCCGCTCCGATGACGCCAAGGTCAGCATCATCGTCGAGCCATAACTTCCTTCGACGGGAATCGTTACGCCGCTATAAATGCCGTGTTCGACCGCCTGGTCGCGAAATCGCCTGAGGTCGGAAGACCCGCAATCCGGCCAGTCGTCGGCGGTCCAGGCAAACATGTCCATGCGGCGCTTGGCCTCCGTAACAACCGGATCCAGGCGAGCGTAGTGACTGGTGAGATAAACGCCCTGCCACGCCTTCGGATAGGAATTGAAGGTCCGGACCTCGGCGCCTTCGGTTTCCAGATAGGCAAAACGCTCGAATCCGCATGCCTGCGCGAAGCTCTTGACTGCGTACTTGATCATACGTTCATCGTGCGCAGCTTCCGCCATGTCGATGAGAGAGCGAAAGTCTTCGTCCACTGACTTTCTCCTTCCTGTTAAACCAAAGGGGCTCCAATTTCGCCGCGATTGTCACGGCGTTCACGCGAGGACGCAGCCATGCGGCTGGCCGAAGCTGCATCAATCGTCGGCACTCATGCCGCGGTCGCGAACCGAGGTCTAAACACGTTCTACGCGCATTCAAGCCAGTGTCGATCTAAAACACGACTCGAAAATGTAAGATTCTACCGGCGCCGGCTTCGTAAAGAACTCCCTGAAATGACGATCTGGAGCAAACCGCGCCGGCCGATCCTCGTTCGAAAAGGCAAATTCGGACGGCCTATCAGTTAAAATTGGTCGGTCGGCCGCTTTAAAACGGACGGAGATCAGGCTAAAGATAGACGCATGGTAGACACCGTGCTTCGTAAACCACTGATCGGTCGTAAAGCTCGTCCAGTAATCGAGACGGCGCTTGCCGATACTCGTGTTGTCCTGATAGCGGGCCCGCGGCAAGCTGGAAAGACCACTCTCGCCCGCCAGTTCTCAGGCGCCGATCGCGCTTATGTCACCCTTGACGACGCCGGCGCCCTGAATGCCGCCAAAACGGATCCGGTCGGATTTATCCGGGGTCTTAACAGAGCCGTAATCGATGAGGTTCAGCGCGCTCCCGAACTGATATTGGCCATCAAGGAAAGCGTCGACCGTGAGGACGCTCCCGGCAGATTTCTGCTCACTGGTTCTGCCAATCTGGCGACTGTCCCTGCGATTGCCGATTCGCTTGCAGGACGCATGGCCGTGGTTCCCCTGCTGCCCTTCGCCCAGTCCGAACTCCGTTCCACTCCAGGTCAATTGCTGGATCGGCTATTCGCTGGCGAGGAACCTGAGACCGGTGATGGGACTGTATTTGGTGACGACCTCCTGGAGACCGTACTGCGCGGTGGCTATCCGGAAGTCTTGCGCAGGGCGACTCCTGCCCGCCGCGTTGCCTGGTTGGAGGACTATGTCGCGCTGATTCTCGATCGGGACGTTCGAGACATCGCCAACATCGACCAGCTCGATCGGCTGCCACGATTGTTGGATGTCCTTGCGGAACATGCCGGCCAACTGGTGAACCACAGCAGTTTCGGTGCCGCACTGGGGCTGTCCAGTGTGACCGCTCAGAAATATGTCGCCATACTCGAGCGGCTTTTTCTGGTCAGGACGCTGACGCCGTGGTCGAACAATCGCTTGAGCCGGTTGATAAAGACACCCAAATTGCACTTTCTCGATACAGGACTGCTGGCGAGCCTGCGGGAGGAAGAAGCCGATGTCTTGCGCGAAAACAGAACTCGCTTTGGAGCATTGCTCGAGAGCTTTGTCGTTTCCGAGCTTTTGAAATTGGCGTCGTGGTCGGAGCGTCGTCTGTCATTCTCGCACTATAGGACGAAGGATAAGGACGAGGTCGATGTCGTAATCGAGGACCGGCGCGGTCGCATCGTCGGCATTGAGGTCAAGGCATCAGCGACAGTGAAGGCTGAGGATTTTAGGGGATTGCGACAGTTGCAAGAAGCCGTTGGCAATCGTTTTGTCAGAGGACTGGTCTTGCACGATCATGACCGTGTAACGCCTTTCGGAGAGAAATTACATGCAGCACCGCTGTCCATTCTGTGGACCATGTAATTGCAAGGGCATCGAGGATTTTCCAAACCGGTGAGCACGGATCCAATGTGAAGTTCGGTGAGACTCACGCCGAGAGCTTGCGCCAGCTCATAGGGTAAGGATTGTCGGTTTACGCCGCCGACGCTCCAGGCCAGTGCTATACTGTCGGCTAAAACCCCGA from Sinorhizobium terangae carries:
- the traA gene encoding Ti-type conjugative transfer relaxase TraA, which produces MAVPHFSVSIVARGSGRSAVLSAAYRHCAKMDYEREARTIDYRAKQGLLHEEFVIPADAPQWLRAMIADHSVSGASEAFWNKVEVFEKRSDAQLAKDITIALPIELSTEQSIALMRDFVERHITSNGMVADWVYHDAPDNPHVHLMTTLRPLTEDGFGAKKVAVVGPDGNPIRNDAGKIVYELWAGSADDFNAFRDGWFACQNKHLALAGLDIRVDGRSFERQGIELAPTIHLGVGAKAIERKSAEEDRDISLERLELQEERRAENARRIQRRPEIVLDLITREKSVFDERDVAKILHRYIGDAGLFQSLMARILQSPETLRLERERIEFSSGTRAPAKYTTRELIRLEARMANRALWLSQRSSHDVRDAVLDATFACHSRLSEEQTSAIAHVTGGERIAAVIGRAGAGKTTMMKAARETWEAAGYRVLGGALAGKAAEGLQREAGILSRTLSSWELRWKEGRNQLDDRTVFVLDEAGMVSSRQMALFVEAAVNAGAKLVLIGDPEQLQPIEAGAAFRGIADRIGYAELETIYRQRQQWMRDASLDLARGNVRNAVEAYHAQGHVNGSELKADAVRALIADWNRDYDPSKSSLILAHLRRDVRMLNEMARAKLVERGIVADGFAFGTEDGDRKFAAGDQIVFLKNEGSLGVKNGMLAKVVNAAPGRIVAEVGEGEHRRQVTVEQRFYSHVDHGYATTIHKSQGATVDRVKVLASLSLDRHLSYVAMTRHRDDLGLYYGRLSVAKAGGLIPILSRKNAKETTLDYVHGSFYRQALRFAEARGLHLVNVARTVVRDRLDWTVRQKSKLIELGARLAMIAGKLGLSAATVRTFQSHTIKESKPMVSGITTFPNSLEQDVEDRLAADPGLKKQWEEVSARFHLVYAEPQAAFKTVNVDAILKDEAAAKSTIARIASEPESFGALNGKTGILASRADKQSRETAVTNAPALSRNLERYLRQRTEAERKYEAEERTVRLKLSLDIPALSSAAKQTLEHVRDAIDRNDLPAGLEYALSDKMVKAELEGFARAVSERFGERIFLPLAAKDTNGQAFQFVTSGMSAGQKAEVQSAWNSMRTVQQLSAHQRTTEALKQAETLRQTKSQGLSLK
- a CDS encoding ATP-binding protein, producing MVDTVLRKPLIGRKARPVIETALADTRVVLIAGPRQAGKTTLARQFSGADRAYVTLDDAGALNAAKTDPVGFIRGLNRAVIDEVQRAPELILAIKESVDREDAPGRFLLTGSANLATVPAIADSLAGRMAVVPLLPFAQSELRSTPGQLLDRLFAGEEPETGDGTVFGDDLLETVLRGGYPEVLRRATPARRVAWLEDYVALILDRDVRDIANIDQLDRLPRLLDVLAEHAGQLVNHSSFGAALGLSSVTAQKYVAILERLFLVRTLTPWSNNRLSRLIKTPKLHFLDTGLLASLREEEADVLRENRTRFGALLESFVVSELLKLASWSERRLSFSHYRTKDKDEVDVVIEDRRGRIVGIEVKASATVKAEDFRGLRQLQEAVGNRFVRGLVLHDHDRVTPFGEKLHAAPLSILWTM
- a CDS encoding autoinducer binding domain-containing protein, with protein sequence MDEDFRSLIDMAEAAHDERMIKYAVKSFAQACGFERFAYLETEGAEVRTFNSYPKAWQGVYLTSHYARLDPVVTEAKRRMDMFAWTADDWPDCGSSDLRRFRDQAVEHGIYSGVTIPVEGSYGSTMMLTLASSERKADISKLQSGRKAMQAVMAIHYRLKIIGATTLVAPRRMLSPREAMCLMWAIKGRSAPDTAMLTGINARTVQHYLDSARRKFDAKTVPQLVAIAKDRGLI
- a CDS encoding conjugal transfer protein TraB, with amino-acid sequence MHRDCLGPTLLIIASVIAGTVAWSGHILLLPVALGFPVLWSLARTRHTATLVSAAYFLSASRGLPQGVAAFYASDLWPGLLLWLAASASFVTVHALLWTKDTGHRPARYVLAAVLMAIPPFGITGWGHPVTAAGVLFPAWGCWGLAVATAGLAGLVSRLWPAVAIALTGFWLWSAAFWTEPKLPEAWRGVDLELGASLGRNTSMLRHRDLIATVTERASDGARYIVLPESALGFWTPTIERLWTRSLAGQDATVLAGAVIVDADGYDNVIVAISFEGSQIVYRERMPVPGSMWQPWRLLFGDSAGANAHFFANPVVALAPGRAALLICYEQLIIWPVLQSMLGDPDLIVAVGNGWWTKGTSIVAIQRASTAAWAKLFGKPLVFSFNS
- the traD gene encoding type IV conjugative transfer system coupling protein TraD, which encodes MRRTTTSDARKKDTREKIELGGLIVKAGLRYEKRALLLGLLIDANRRLKGDEHERSRLSAIGAEAFGETDD
- the traC gene encoding conjugal transfer protein TraC, translated to MKKPSSKIRDEIAKLQEQLKLAETREAERIGRIALKAGLGEIEVEETKLQGAFEDLAKRFRGGEAPSTGGKRGGGDGESNPPATQDASGAAQGGTREA
- the traF gene encoding conjugative transfer signal peptidase TraF, yielding MTAATRTGPRAFVRRRQSAITLSISAASIALVSLTGFPGGYRINLTPSEPLGLWRIVPLDRPADVGDLVFICPPDTASMREARARGYLRSGLCRGGVAPLIKTVLAVAGQHVEIGASISVDERKIPSSGLAQRDGKDRRLTPFPSGVVPRGQVFLHSAFAGSFDSRYFGPVPASGILGLAQEVLTYAP